A portion of the Microlunatus phosphovorus NM-1 genome contains these proteins:
- a CDS encoding CDP-glycerol glycerophosphotransferase family protein has translation MASRSASADSSVWQRRLRQLRSELGDFGIRNVINLGAVVAVCLLVASSSAVLGVVGALAGLAALIGILARRWSDFFPKPKTALLGYFVSVRLLLVVAIGGAYLHRRSAASAVEAGLAWLALAVLLLLVMAEPLIKTLLSTTKIVVRNLPGVQPVPKSPFSPGWITAGNVLAIVVAALLVAVAAPGWSLLLPSLVTVPLSLLAIRYGLRANAASRRIERDTPAALRKYQPAFVVYYATTVGVRYQLGMWLPYLERLNKPYVVITRNPATVGEIAKLTKSPILVPRTDKKMSDHLDSMVVPSMKAAFYVQGSAANSTFQRYPMTHVWLNHGDSDKQANYNPRHATYSKLFVSGQQGVDRYAAHGIEVPPGRFEIVGRPQVEAIEVRDEPLPPESARTVLYAPTWKGGRPSTNYSSLPNGLTIIKAVLDRGSTVVFRPHPLSYNDRTDAGRIKAIHDLLAADKAASGRQHVWGKQAEKDWDVPACFNASDALITDVSSIASDYLASGKPFAMCAVLNSGQEFVTNFPMAQVAYVIEPDLSTLDAALDHLHGDDPLAERRRAYRTYCLGETVGPHAAAEFLRVAGALTS, from the coding sequence ATGGCTTCGAGGTCCGCATCCGCTGATTCGTCGGTATGGCAGCGGCGGCTACGCCAGCTACGGAGCGAGCTGGGTGATTTCGGCATCCGCAACGTGATCAACCTCGGTGCTGTCGTTGCCGTGTGTCTGCTGGTCGCCTCCTCGTCAGCCGTGCTCGGCGTCGTCGGGGCCTTGGCCGGACTGGCCGCCCTGATCGGGATTCTCGCGCGGCGCTGGTCTGACTTCTTCCCGAAGCCGAAGACGGCTCTGCTCGGCTATTTCGTCAGCGTCCGGCTGCTGCTGGTGGTGGCGATCGGCGGCGCCTACCTGCACCGACGCTCGGCCGCGAGCGCGGTCGAGGCAGGGCTCGCCTGGCTGGCGCTGGCGGTCTTGTTGCTGTTGGTGATGGCCGAGCCCTTGATCAAGACCCTGCTCAGCACCACCAAGATCGTGGTCCGCAACCTGCCCGGGGTTCAGCCGGTGCCCAAGTCCCCGTTCTCACCGGGCTGGATCACCGCCGGCAACGTGCTCGCGATCGTGGTTGCCGCGCTCTTGGTGGCCGTCGCAGCACCGGGTTGGTCGCTGCTCCTGCCGTCGCTGGTCACGGTGCCGCTCAGCCTGCTCGCGATCCGCTACGGGCTGCGGGCGAACGCCGCCAGCCGCCGGATCGAACGCGACACCCCGGCCGCGCTGCGGAAGTATCAGCCGGCGTTCGTCGTCTACTACGCCACCACCGTGGGCGTGCGCTATCAGCTCGGGATGTGGCTGCCCTACCTGGAGCGGCTGAACAAGCCGTACGTCGTCATCACCCGCAACCCGGCGACGGTCGGCGAGATCGCCAAGCTGACCAAGTCACCCATCCTGGTGCCGCGGACCGACAAGAAGATGTCCGACCACCTGGACTCCATGGTGGTGCCCTCGATGAAGGCGGCCTTCTACGTCCAGGGCAGCGCCGCGAATTCGACCTTCCAGCGCTATCCGATGACCCATGTCTGGCTGAACCACGGGGACTCCGACAAACAGGCCAACTACAACCCGCGGCACGCCACGTACTCCAAGCTGTTCGTCTCCGGCCAGCAGGGCGTGGACCGGTATGCCGCGCACGGGATCGAGGTGCCGCCCGGTCGCTTCGAGATCGTCGGGCGCCCGCAGGTCGAAGCCATCGAGGTACGCGATGAGCCGCTGCCGCCGGAGTCGGCCCGCACCGTGCTTTATGCACCCACCTGGAAGGGCGGCCGGCCGAGCACCAACTACAGTTCGCTGCCCAACGGGCTGACCATCATCAAGGCCGTGCTGGATCGCGGCTCGACCGTGGTCTTCCGGCCACACCCGCTGAGCTACAACGACCGCACCGACGCGGGTCGGATCAAGGCGATCCATGACCTTCTGGCTGCCGACAAGGCGGCCAGCGGGCGACAGCATGTGTGGGGCAAGCAGGCTGAGAAGGACTGGGATGTGCCGGCCTGTTTCAACGCGTCGGATGCCTTGATCACCGACGTCTCTTCGATCGCCTCGGACTACCTCGCCTCCGGCAAGCCGTTCGCCATGTGCGCGGTGCTGAACAGCGGTCAGGAGTTCGTCACGAACTTCCCGATGGCCCAGGTCGCGTACGTGATCGAGCCGGATCTCTCCACTCTCGACGCCGCCCTGGACCACCTGCACGGTGACGACCCACTCGCCGAAAGGCGACGGGCCTACCGCACCTACTGTCTGGGCGAGACGGTCGGCCCGCACGCGGCAGCTGAGTTCCTCCGGGTCGCTGGTGCACTGACCAGCTGA
- a CDS encoding sugar isomerase domain-containing protein, producing MSHKRVNQQTAATVLAEAVQKVTDTQQDAITAAATLLADSVANGGVVQVFGTGHSRSFAMEIAGRAGGLVPANKISITDLAFFGPKSIAEVMDPHLERDDTLAAQLLEVHNIQPQDVFVICSNSGGNGSTVELARLVTERGHKLIAVTSMDHTSKITSRHPSGKRLFEYADVVIDNCGAFGDAVLELPDAPDGSPQGPILATSTVTSALIAQMMVTEACGLLIEAGKPVPVLISANIPGGDENNDRLRAAYADRIKQGGP from the coding sequence ATGAGTCACAAGCGGGTCAACCAGCAGACCGCAGCGACGGTGCTAGCGGAAGCAGTGCAGAAGGTCACCGACACTCAGCAGGATGCCATCACCGCGGCCGCGACCTTGCTGGCGGACTCCGTGGCCAACGGTGGAGTGGTGCAGGTGTTCGGCACCGGTCATTCGCGTTCGTTTGCCATGGAGATCGCCGGCCGGGCCGGTGGACTGGTGCCGGCGAACAAGATCTCCATCACCGATCTGGCCTTCTTCGGGCCCAAGTCGATCGCGGAGGTGATGGATCCCCATCTGGAGCGGGACGACACCCTCGCCGCACAGCTGCTCGAGGTGCACAACATCCAGCCTCAAGACGTCTTCGTCATCTGCTCCAATTCCGGCGGCAACGGATCCACCGTCGAGTTGGCCAGACTGGTCACCGAGCGTGGTCACAAGCTGATCGCGGTGACCTCGATGGACCACACCAGCAAGATCACGTCCCGGCATCCGAGCGGCAAGCGGCTGTTCGAGTACGCCGATGTGGTGATCGACAACTGCGGTGCCTTCGGCGATGCCGTACTCGAACTACCGGACGCACCCGACGGCTCTCCGCAAGGACCGATCCTGGCCACCTCGACCGTCACCAGCGCCCTGATCGCGCAGATGATGGTGACCGAGGCCTGCGGCCTGCTGATCGAGGCCGGTAAGCCGGTACCGGTGCTGATCTCGGCCAACATCCCGGGCGGCGATGAGAACAACGACCGGCTGCGAGCTGCGTACGCCGATCGGATCAAGCAGGGCGGACCGTAA
- a CDS encoding DUF3073 domain-containing protein, producing MGRGRAKAKQTKVARELKYRSVDTDFSSLERELRGADYGHHIPSAYEDDEIPSGYEDLAARYNDDDDDDDGFDQYDLRKSG from the coding sequence ATGGGGCGCGGCCGTGCGAAGGCAAAGCAGACCAAGGTGGCCCGAGAGCTGAAGTACCGCTCCGTGGACACCGATTTCAGCTCCCTGGAGCGAGAGCTCCGCGGAGCGGATTATGGGCACCACATCCCCTCGGCGTACGAGGACGATGAGATCCCGTCGGGTTACGAGGATCTCGCCGCTCGCTACAACGATGACGACGACGATGACGACGGGTTCGACCAGTACGACCTGCGTAAGTCGGGATAA
- a CDS encoding alpha/beta hydrolase → MSARPGSRWEADLLPGYEALEIPLPDAARAQGEPDDVEMVATLVRRAGGELSEHAVLYLHGWNDYFFQAHLADALSAAGFAFYALDLRRYGRSLRLGQLKGFITDLTEYDAEIGAAWDLISAEHEHITLLGHSTGGLTATLWAAAHPGQARGVILNSPWLDLQGSAMVRALGGPVIDALGGNRPTTVLPLPDTGFYARTIHASLEGEWDYDLELKTSPSPAIRVGWLRAVLQGHQKVAAGLGLQVPVLVMTSAKSDFARKWHQGLHAADAVLDVEQIARRATRLGRHVTIVRFADGLHDLFLSRRDVREQALDEVVRWSGAYVLGASLAPAVGALPG, encoded by the coding sequence ATGAGTGCGCGACCAGGGAGCCGCTGGGAGGCCGACCTCCTGCCGGGGTATGAGGCACTGGAGATCCCGCTGCCCGATGCTGCCCGGGCGCAAGGCGAGCCGGACGATGTCGAGATGGTGGCGACCCTGGTTCGCCGGGCCGGGGGAGAGCTGTCCGAGCACGCGGTGCTCTACCTCCACGGTTGGAACGACTACTTCTTCCAGGCCCACCTGGCCGACGCGCTCTCTGCTGCAGGCTTCGCGTTCTACGCCCTCGACCTGCGACGCTACGGCCGCAGCCTGCGCCTGGGGCAGCTGAAGGGCTTCATCACGGACCTGACCGAGTACGACGCCGAGATCGGCGCAGCCTGGGACCTCATCTCGGCTGAGCATGAGCACATCACCTTGCTGGGTCACTCCACCGGCGGACTCACCGCGACATTGTGGGCAGCCGCTCATCCGGGACAGGCCCGAGGTGTGATCCTCAACTCCCCGTGGCTGGACCTCCAGGGCTCGGCGATGGTGCGGGCACTGGGTGGTCCGGTGATCGATGCTCTCGGCGGGAATCGCCCGACCACTGTGCTGCCGCTGCCGGACACCGGCTTCTACGCCCGGACGATCCACGCCTCGCTGGAGGGGGAGTGGGACTACGATCTCGAGCTGAAGACCAGCCCGTCACCTGCCATTCGGGTCGGCTGGCTGCGTGCGGTGCTGCAGGGCCACCAGAAGGTCGCTGCAGGTCTGGGGCTGCAGGTGCCGGTGCTGGTGATGACGTCGGCGAAGTCGGACTTCGCGCGCAAATGGCATCAGGGACTGCATGCAGCGGACGCGGTGCTCGATGTCGAGCAGATAGCCCGTCGCGCCACAAGGCTCGGCCGGCACGTGACGATCGTCAGATTCGCCGACGGTCTGCACGACTTGTTCCTGTCCCGCCGAGACGTCCGTGAGCAGGCCCTCGACGAGGTGGTCCGCTGGTCCGGTGCGTACGTGCTGGGTGCCAGTCTCGCGCCCGCGGTCGGCGCATTGCCCGGTTAG
- a CDS encoding DUF4870 domain-containing protein: MSQFPPSAPDPENHPYGQSPAGPGGGQPGYGQQGYPPPGGYGQQPGQPDQPPQQPYPPQSYPPQAYSQQGYPQQPYPQQGYPQQPQQPYPPQAYPPQGPLSPSDERMWATLTNISIPFFGFVGPLITYLLFKDRDPWLRAATAEALNFSILYGIAQLISSILLLATIGGVLMGLLWIAALVLCILAAIATNKGEQYRYPVNWRLIK, from the coding sequence ATGAGTCAGTTCCCTCCCTCGGCACCCGACCCCGAGAACCACCCGTACGGGCAATCACCTGCCGGACCCGGTGGTGGTCAGCCCGGCTACGGTCAGCAGGGTTATCCGCCGCCGGGCGGCTACGGCCAGCAGCCGGGTCAACCCGACCAGCCTCCGCAGCAGCCGTACCCGCCACAGAGCTACCCACCACAGGCCTACTCGCAACAGGGCTATCCGCAACAGCCCTACCCGCAACAGGGCTATCCGCAACAGCCCCAACAGCCGTACCCGCCGCAGGCCTACCCGCCGCAGGGGCCGCTGTCGCCCAGCGACGAGCGGATGTGGGCGACCCTGACCAACATCTCGATCCCGTTCTTCGGCTTCGTGGGGCCGCTGATCACGTACCTGCTGTTCAAGGATCGCGATCCGTGGCTGCGGGCGGCGACGGCCGAGGCGCTCAACTTCTCGATCCTCTACGGGATCGCGCAGTTGATCAGTTCGATCTTGCTTCTTGCCACCATCGGCGGGGTCTTGATGGGGCTGTTGTGGATCGCGGCCCTGGTGCTGTGCATCCTGGCGGCGATCGCGACCAACAAGGGCGAGCAGTACAGGTACCCGGTCAACTGGCGCCTGATCAAGTGA
- the zwf gene encoding glucose-6-phosphate dehydrogenase: MRKIGPRWTRRNCGCEYSRVPDVTPPAQTIAYPAPGSRPRPPRDPALPPHVIVLFGATGDLSKRKLIPGLAHLALSELAPDIQVVGTSLEPLTDDEFRAFAKEALDRFSHRSLTNEQWEHFAKRLTYVSQGNGAEGLATAVGAAEERLGGSAPRLHYLSVPPVAAPAVIRMIKDANLVEYSRVVMEKPFGTDLQSAVELNAGLHETFDESQIFRIDHFLGKEAAQNILAFRFANGLFEPIWNRNFIDHVQIDIPETLGLDKRAMFYESTGAYKDMVVTHLFQVLAFVAMEPPTALEPFAISEEKNKVFRSMLPIKPEHVVRGQYSGYRDEPGVAPDSDTETFIALKCGIDNWRWAGVPFYLRTGKRLAEGQRIISIAFKEAPRSMFPPNSGVGSHGPDHLTFDLADESKVSLSFYGKRPGPGMKMEKLSMQFSTQETAHAADVLEAYERLIMDAMRDDHTLFTTADGIESLWERSIPLLADPPPVKPYPQGSWGPNSIHQLVAPNAWRLPFERVWREKI; this comes from the coding sequence ATGCGGAAAATCGGACCCCGGTGGACGCGCCGAAATTGCGGATGCGAATATTCCCGTGTGCCAGACGTCACCCCACCCGCGCAGACCATCGCCTACCCGGCCCCTGGGAGCCGGCCGCGCCCACCTCGTGATCCGGCGCTACCGCCACACGTCATCGTGCTCTTTGGAGCCACCGGTGACCTGTCCAAGCGCAAGCTGATCCCCGGCCTGGCCCACTTGGCCCTGTCGGAGCTCGCACCCGACATCCAGGTTGTCGGCACCTCGCTGGAGCCGCTGACCGACGACGAATTCCGGGCCTTCGCCAAAGAGGCGCTCGACCGGTTCTCACACCGATCGCTCACCAACGAGCAGTGGGAGCACTTCGCCAAGCGGCTGACCTATGTCTCGCAGGGGAATGGCGCCGAGGGCCTGGCCACCGCGGTTGGTGCGGCGGAAGAGAGGCTCGGCGGCTCCGCGCCCCGGCTGCACTATCTCAGCGTGCCGCCCGTCGCCGCTCCGGCGGTCATCAGGATGATCAAGGATGCCAACCTGGTCGAGTACTCCCGGGTGGTGATGGAGAAGCCCTTCGGCACCGATCTGCAGAGTGCCGTGGAGCTCAACGCCGGTCTGCACGAGACCTTTGACGAGTCGCAGATCTTCCGCATCGATCACTTCCTCGGCAAGGAAGCGGCACAGAACATCCTGGCGTTCCGCTTCGCCAATGGTCTGTTCGAGCCGATCTGGAACCGCAACTTCATCGATCACGTCCAGATCGACATCCCTGAGACGCTCGGGCTCGACAAGCGCGCCATGTTCTACGAGTCGACCGGTGCCTACAAGGACATGGTGGTCACCCACCTGTTCCAGGTGCTCGCCTTCGTCGCGATGGAGCCGCCGACCGCGCTGGAGCCATTCGCGATCAGCGAGGAGAAGAACAAGGTCTTCCGCTCGATGCTGCCGATCAAGCCGGAACACGTGGTACGCGGGCAGTATTCGGGTTATCGCGACGAGCCGGGAGTGGCCCCCGATTCCGACACCGAGACGTTCATCGCCTTGAAGTGCGGCATCGACAACTGGCGCTGGGCCGGGGTGCCGTTCTATCTGCGCACCGGGAAGCGGCTCGCCGAGGGGCAGCGGATCATCTCGATCGCGTTCAAGGAAGCCCCCCGCTCCATGTTCCCGCCCAACTCCGGCGTCGGCTCCCATGGTCCGGACCACCTGACCTTCGATCTGGCCGACGAGTCCAAGGTGTCGTTGTCGTTCTACGGCAAGCGGCCCGGGCCGGGGATGAAGATGGAGAAGTTGTCCATGCAGTTCTCCACCCAGGAGACCGCGCACGCCGCCGACGTGCTCGAGGCGTACGAGCGGCTGATCATGGATGCGATGCGTGACGATCACACGCTGTTCACCACGGCCGACGGCATCGAGAGCCTCTGGGAGCGGTCGATTCCGCTGCTCGCGGATCCGCCGCCGGTCAAGCCGTATCCGCAGGGCAGCTGGGGTCCCAACTCGATCCATCAGCTGGTCGCGCCCAACGCCTGGCGGCTGCCCTTCGAGCGGGTCTGGCGCGAGAAGATCTGA
- a CDS encoding dipeptidase — protein sequence MDLAQAVRDEFLGVRADLEALIAIPSVSADPERVDDLQRSAEAVVALLQQAGCPETEIVSAGGGPAVIGRYPAPPGAPTICLYAHHDVQPTGDESLWTSPPFEPRQRGDRLHGRGSADDKAGIMMHLAMLRAFGGRPPIGVTLFIEGEEEVGSPTLGALLAAHRDKLVADVYVIADSSNWAIGEPAFTTTLRGMADCIVEVRTLRHGVHSGLFGGVAPDALTTLCRLLATLHDEDGNVAIEGLHSGPGPDLLYPPERLQSESGMLDGVRLLGSGSVVERLWNRPAVAVIALDTTPIAKASNTLLPSARAKISLRVAPGDDAVRALGCLRRHLETHAPWGAQVTVTEGEVGQPAVIGFEGPVADLARAAVRAAWGRDLVLVGQGGSIPLVAEFADAFPGAAILITAVADPDARWHGIDEGVHLGDFEAACVAETLFVQALADGRSDSA from the coding sequence ATGGATCTTGCCCAGGCTGTGCGTGATGAGTTCCTCGGAGTCCGAGCCGACCTGGAGGCGCTGATCGCGATCCCCTCCGTCAGCGCCGATCCGGAGCGCGTCGACGATCTGCAGCGCAGTGCCGAGGCTGTGGTGGCACTGCTGCAGCAGGCCGGCTGCCCGGAAACCGAGATCGTCAGTGCTGGTGGCGGCCCGGCTGTGATCGGACGGTATCCGGCGCCACCCGGTGCCCCGACGATCTGCCTGTATGCCCATCACGATGTCCAACCGACGGGCGACGAGTCATTGTGGACGAGTCCGCCCTTCGAGCCCCGGCAGCGTGGCGATCGGCTGCACGGCCGCGGCTCCGCCGACGACAAGGCCGGAATCATGATGCATCTGGCCATGTTGCGCGCCTTCGGCGGGCGGCCGCCGATCGGAGTGACGTTGTTCATCGAGGGTGAGGAGGAAGTTGGGTCGCCGACGTTGGGCGCCCTCCTCGCCGCGCATCGCGACAAGCTGGTCGCCGATGTGTACGTGATCGCGGACTCCTCCAACTGGGCCATCGGCGAGCCGGCGTTCACCACCACGCTGCGCGGGATGGCTGACTGCATTGTCGAGGTCCGTACGCTGCGGCACGGGGTTCATTCCGGGCTCTTCGGCGGAGTTGCTCCGGATGCCCTGACGACGCTGTGTCGGTTGCTCGCCACGTTGCACGACGAGGACGGGAATGTGGCGATCGAGGGTCTGCACAGCGGACCTGGCCCGGACCTGCTCTATCCGCCCGAGCGGCTCCAGTCCGAATCCGGAATGCTCGACGGCGTCAGGCTGCTCGGCAGCGGCTCTGTCGTGGAGCGGTTGTGGAACAGGCCCGCGGTCGCGGTGATCGCCCTCGACACGACACCGATCGCCAAAGCGTCCAATACCTTGCTCCCGAGCGCTCGCGCGAAGATCAGCCTCCGAGTGGCCCCCGGAGACGACGCGGTACGGGCACTCGGCTGCCTTCGTCGGCACCTGGAGACCCATGCCCCATGGGGAGCGCAGGTGACGGTCACCGAGGGCGAGGTCGGCCAGCCGGCCGTCATCGGCTTCGAGGGTCCTGTTGCCGACCTGGCGCGGGCTGCCGTCCGCGCAGCCTGGGGTCGGGACCTGGTGCTGGTCGGGCAGGGCGGGTCCATCCCGCTGGTTGCCGAGTTCGCAGACGCCTTCCCCGGCGCCGCCATTCTCATCACGGCCGTCGCCGATCCGGATGCCCGCTGGCACGGCATCGACGAGGGCGTACATCTTGGTGACTTCGAAGCCGCCTGCGTCGCCGAAACACTGTTCGTCCAGGCACTCGCGGACGGCCGGTCCGACTCTGCCTGA
- the purF gene encoding amidophosphoribosyltransferase produces the protein MPRADGRLNHDLDPHERGPQDACGVFGVWAPGEEVAKLTYFGLYALQHRGQEAAGIAVSNGSQIMVFKDMGLVSQVFDESTLNSLRGHLAIGHARYSTTGASVWKNAQPTFRPTATGAIALGHNGNLTNTLELQAWLAERDVPDDSLVPGALSNEATNDTSLVTALLATYPGLTIEQASLEVLPHLKGAFSLVYMDEETLYAARDPQGIRPLVLGRLERGWVVASETAALDIVGASYVREVAPGELICIDGAGLRSSRFAEPDPKGCLFEYVYLARPDTMINGRRLHSVRVEVGRILAREYPVEADLVIPVPESGTPAAIGYAEESGIPYGQGLVKNSYVGRTFIQPSQTIRQLGIRLKLNPLRDVIAGKRLVVVDDSIVRGNTQRALVRMLREAGALEVHVRISSPPVKWPCFYGIDFASRAELIANGLSVDEICRSIGADSLSYVSLEGLVAATEVGMDRLCRACFDGVYPVELPLAERLGKHVLEDESRTDVDGLATSAAGVGAADALSRP, from the coding sequence GTGCCACGCGCTGACGGTCGCCTCAACCACGACCTCGACCCCCATGAGCGCGGGCCCCAGGACGCATGTGGAGTCTTCGGCGTCTGGGCCCCCGGGGAAGAGGTAGCCAAGCTCACCTACTTCGGGCTCTACGCACTGCAGCACCGCGGCCAGGAGGCCGCCGGGATCGCGGTCAGCAACGGATCCCAGATCATGGTCTTCAAGGACATGGGCCTGGTCTCCCAGGTGTTCGACGAGTCCACCCTGAACTCGCTCCGCGGCCACCTCGCGATCGGGCACGCGCGCTACTCGACCACCGGCGCGAGTGTGTGGAAGAACGCCCAGCCCACCTTCCGGCCGACCGCCACCGGTGCGATCGCGCTGGGTCACAACGGCAACCTGACCAACACCTTGGAACTGCAGGCCTGGCTGGCGGAGCGGGACGTGCCGGATGACTCTCTGGTGCCGGGTGCTCTTTCGAACGAGGCGACCAACGACACCTCGCTGGTCACCGCGCTGCTGGCGACCTATCCGGGTCTGACCATCGAGCAGGCATCGCTGGAGGTGCTGCCGCACCTCAAGGGTGCGTTCAGCCTGGTGTACATGGACGAGGAGACGCTGTACGCGGCCCGCGACCCGCAGGGCATCCGGCCGCTCGTCCTCGGTCGGCTCGAGCGTGGCTGGGTGGTGGCCAGCGAGACCGCGGCCCTCGACATCGTCGGCGCGTCGTACGTGCGTGAGGTCGCGCCGGGGGAGCTGATCTGCATCGACGGCGCCGGACTGCGCAGCAGCAGGTTCGCCGAGCCGGACCCCAAGGGCTGCCTGTTCGAGTACGTCTATCTGGCCCGGCCGGACACGATGATCAACGGCCGACGACTGCATTCGGTGCGGGTCGAGGTCGGTCGCATCCTGGCGCGTGAGTACCCGGTCGAGGCCGACCTGGTGATTCCGGTGCCGGAGTCCGGTACGCCGGCGGCGATCGGTTACGCCGAGGAGTCCGGGATCCCGTACGGCCAGGGCCTGGTGAAGAACTCCTATGTGGGCCGGACCTTCATCCAGCCCAGCCAGACCATCCGCCAGCTGGGCATCCGGCTGAAGCTGAACCCGCTGCGCGACGTGATCGCCGGCAAGCGGCTGGTGGTGGTCGACGACTCGATCGTCCGTGGCAACACCCAGCGGGCGCTGGTGCGGATGCTGCGCGAGGCCGGAGCCCTCGAGGTGCACGTCCGGATCTCCTCCCCGCCGGTGAAGTGGCCCTGCTTCTACGGGATCGACTTCGCGAGCCGGGCGGAGCTGATCGCCAACGGCTTGTCGGTGGACGAGATCTGCCGCTCCATCGGGGCCGACTCGCTCAGCTACGTCAGCCTGGAAGGCCTGGTAGCTGCGACCGAAGTCGGCATGGACCGGCTCTGCCGGGCCTGTTTCGACGGCGTCTATCCGGTCGAGCTGCCGCTGGCCGAGCGGCTCGGCAAGCATGTGCTGGAGGACGAGTCGCGTACCGATGTCGACGGACTGGCCACGTCGGCCGCAGGAGTGGGAGCCGCGGATGCCCTCTCCCGGCCGTGA
- the purM gene encoding phosphoribosylformylglycinamidine cyclo-ligase, with translation MTGTSATEQSAYAQAGVDIEAGDRAVELMKEWVGKTRRPEVLGGLGGFAGLFDAAPLARLRHPVLATSTDGVGTKVAIAQAMDVHDTIGFDLVGMVVDDLVVCGAEPLFMTDYIATGKVVPERIAAIVKGIAEACVQAGCALVGGETAEHPGLLEPDEYDVAGAATGVVERDAILGPDRVQPGDIAIAMASSGLHSNGYSLARHVFFTQAGWALDRDVPELGRTLGEELLVPTRIYSGDCLRLLAEAEVHAMSHVTGGGLANNLARVVPDSIRVRIDRGTWAPPPIFDVVQQVGRVSQPDLEATLNMGVGMVALVAPDAVDAALAALADRGLPAWICGAAEAVPLGDGERVVLEGNHAPA, from the coding sequence GTGACCGGAACTAGTGCCACCGAGCAGTCGGCGTACGCGCAGGCTGGGGTGGATATCGAGGCCGGGGACCGGGCCGTCGAGCTGATGAAGGAGTGGGTCGGCAAGACGCGCCGGCCTGAGGTGCTCGGTGGGCTGGGCGGCTTCGCGGGACTCTTCGACGCCGCACCGCTGGCCCGGCTGAGGCATCCGGTGCTCGCCACCTCGACCGACGGCGTCGGCACCAAGGTCGCCATCGCCCAGGCGATGGACGTCCACGACACGATCGGCTTCGACCTGGTCGGCATGGTCGTCGACGACCTGGTGGTCTGCGGCGCCGAGCCGCTGTTCATGACCGACTACATCGCGACCGGCAAGGTCGTACCGGAGCGGATCGCCGCCATCGTCAAGGGCATCGCCGAGGCGTGTGTGCAGGCCGGCTGCGCGCTGGTCGGTGGGGAGACCGCCGAACACCCCGGACTGCTGGAGCCCGACGAGTACGACGTGGCCGGGGCCGCCACCGGCGTGGTGGAACGGGACGCCATCTTGGGCCCGGACCGCGTGCAGCCGGGCGATATCGCGATCGCGATGGCGTCGTCCGGTCTGCACTCCAACGGCTACTCGCTGGCCCGCCATGTGTTCTTCACCCAGGCCGGTTGGGCGCTGGATCGTGATGTTCCGGAGTTGGGTCGCACCCTGGGCGAGGAACTGCTGGTGCCGACCCGGATCTACAGCGGTGACTGCCTGAGGCTGCTCGCCGAGGCCGAGGTGCACGCGATGAGTCACGTGACGGGCGGTGGACTGGCCAACAACCTGGCCCGGGTCGTGCCGGACTCGATCCGGGTGCGGATCGACCGCGGGACCTGGGCGCCACCGCCGATCTTCGACGTCGTGCAGCAGGTCGGCAGGGTCTCGCAGCCGGACCTGGAGGCCACCCTCAACATGGGCGTCGGCATGGTCGCCCTGGTGGCCCCGGACGCCGTCGATGCCGCGTTGGCCGCCCTCGCCGACCGTGGGCTGCCGGCCTGGATCTGCGGAGCGGCCGAGGCAGTGCCCCTGGGCGACGGCGAGCGGGTCGTACTCGAGGGCAATCACGCACCTGCCTGA